The Cervus elaphus chromosome 32, mCerEla1.1, whole genome shotgun sequence region TAGCTTTGGGaaatgctttggagcttcttggtTCAGCCCCTGAGCTGGCTGTCGctggttgttgtataaaatcTACTTTTTGTCCCACATCACAATCTGATCCAGAAATGATTCATTGTTGttgcacagaataagagaagatgacacttcaaaacgaaaattttaaaattttcagtcagCTCATAAGGCACCCACTAagcgagctttttcacctttttaatttgcttcaaatgctgaacaacTGTAGAAggttgatgttgagttcttcCGCAACTTCTTgttagttgtaagaggatcagctttgatgatggcTCTCAGTTGGTCGTTATCAACTTCCAGTGCCTGGCCAGTATgcttctcatcttcaaggctctcatctcctttgcaaaacttcttcaATCACTGCTGCACTGCACGTTCGTTAGCAGTTCCTAGGCCAAATgtattgttgatgttgcaagttatctccgctgctttacaacccattttgaccttatttaagaaaatcactcgaatttgctttttgtctaacatcattttcatagtctaaaataaatataaaataaacagcaagtaataataCTGAGCAAAGAAACAAGGTGAGAAATGTgtattaaaacacatttaaatgtTGGATCtataacataatcacatttattaaaaatgttttccaatatcaaatggcaaaaagttcaacagtgcaaaaaccacaattacttttgcaccaaccaaatattttaagataaattagAAACACTTTTGAGATAAATTATAAACAAAGTAAAGTCGCAATATTTTTACTAAGTAGTGAAATATAGGAAaatttgtgtctttaaaaaaaaatctgctcatATTTTAACTTACCCATTTCTATTACCTACTTATTGTGAATGTTTGATTTTAGAATACATGACTAGTTATACTGAAtaacttttctttataatttcacTTGTAGGGGAACCTTTACAAATAGATCACTTGGTttttgtagtccatgggatcggacCTGCTTGTGATCTCCGCTTTCGAAGCATTGTACAGTGTGGTAGGTTTGCAAAGCGTGTCAGGTTAGATCACGTAAAGGGACTGTTAGTGCTCCTCTGAGCCGAGATAGTGTTGTCTTAGGCTGTCCTCTTAGCTGCATAATAAGATTTGGAGAGCTGAAGACAGGTGGCACGGTAGTAAAGCCTCCCAGCTTAGACCTAAAGTGCTAGTAACTTCCTTAGGCTAATAGGTTTATACTCTTAACTAATAGTTCTTGAATGAATAAGCCTTCAAGTCTGATAAAATTGTTTTATGATGTGACTGTCCTGTTTGTAACTATTCCAAATTTAAAGGGAACCATAAATATGTGACCATAAAATTAATCTAGTTTAAATGAATAACTgaaacttacattttttaaacttaaaatgtgATAAACCTCATGATACTCTAATTGGAATATTTAAGTCATTAACTTGATTTTGAAAAGTAGTATTCATAGTCTAATTGTCCCAATTTGGGAGTCTTATCCTAATACTAATGCTTCTAAGCATAAACTTTCTAGAAGGTTAAGATCAATGTAATATGAATTCTGAACATCAGTGgtttttctaaaatattgaataatgaatgaatgattgagtgCAAGGCCAACTGACATAATCaggtgattcttttaaaaaattgaaacagtTCATCTGACACAGAAGTTTTgaagttagtgtgtgtgtgtgtgtgtgttttttaatgaaaatgtttcgTATAGTAAAAGCAGTTCTATATGAAAGGAATGTCTTTTCCTATATGCactattaatttttcttaaatataactCTAGTTTTGACTCTAGTCAGTATGTGCTCTAAGCAAATGTAGATGAGTGTGGTATAATCGTATGATCTGTTACATCCTAATTCTGTGAATTGATTGCTTCACTGTTAATGCAttagttaattttcttttctagttaATGATTTTCGCAGTGTTTCTTTGAACCTGCTACAGACGCATTttaagaaagcccaagaaaatcagCAGATTGGGAGGGTAGAATTTCTCCCAGTCAACTGGCATAGTCCCTTGCATTCCACTGGTGTAGATGTGTGAGTAGTACTTTACACCTTTGAGTTGTTACCTGTGATTGTAATGTTTTCTGGTCATTAATATGCTTAGGAACATGTCTGCTGTTAGCTGAGAGTGTATATAAAATTCTGTTCAACAAAAAACTTTTTGTACTTCTCTGTCATTTTCTTAGAGTTATATTATTAAGTGCCGAACAATCCCTTTGTTTTACCAGCTTGGGTCAGGAGTAGGGAATGGTGTGTATCTTCTTCCAATATGTTTTAGTGGCTCATTAGTGTTTACTATTGCAGCTTTACTATTTCTTTAGCATAAAGGAGGTTATGGAATGTATTTAAGTTTTCTGCTTAaagcatctttccttttttcagagATCTGCAGCGAATAACCCTGCCTAGCATTAACCGCCTCAGACACTTTACCAACGACACGATTCTGGATGTCTTCTTCTACAACAGCCCCACCTACTGTCAGACTATTGTGGACACAGTCGCTTCTGAAATGAATCgaatttatatactttttctgCAGAGGAACCCTAATTTCAAAGGGAGTGTATCCATTGCTGGTCATAGTTTAGGTAATGAATTCTCTATGACTGGAGAGGACTATCACATTTTATGGataccttttaaatattttgaagtacAGTGTCTTATCAGTATCAGATTCAGAGGTCTAGAACTGGTCTGTGATGAAATATGGAAGGGGTTGGAAGGGTGATGGTGGATTGGAAAGAAAGGCTCCCTACTTAGTAGATTTTGCTACTTGGGTAGTTGGCTTATTCCTTTTTTGTGTAAAAGACAGCTGTTCAATGCTAATGCTTCAAAATTGTCCCCTCTTCTGTTTTACTTACAGGTTCGCTTATATTGTTTGATATCCTAACAAATCAGAAAGATTCTTTGGGAGATACTGACAGTGAAAAGGTAATTTAGATGTTCAGATAGGTTTTCTTGTACTATTTCTTAGTAGGGATTTTTAGATTTtagacttttttcccccttagtcTCATACCATAatattaaatttacatttattttaattttaacagaTTTGTAATTATCTCTGTTATTCTTGGATGATAGAAGCAAGATAGTAATATGCTTCTATAAATGTGCCACATTCTAAAATAATTAATGGTTatcttattttcattataaatatgCACTACTGATCTGTTATTAGAGTTATAGAATCATTGAGTTGAAATGCAATTTGCATATGAGGAAATGAATGAattgaatgtaaattgatatagtttATAGAAATTCTGCTTGAAAGCTGTCCTTAAACACTACTAAGAGCTCAGGGAAAGTTTTGTTAATAATGATGAAGAATACATTAATAGTCATTCAGTCacagattcatttatttaaaaacatataaagttTCAATTGACTGCAAAAACTTAAAGATCAATCACATTTTAGTTTATATTTCAAAGTTAAGATACTATGTGGCTATCTTACATAGTGCTTTTCTTTATTGCAAAGtagtattaataaaaaaaatctaaatgaattTAGACAATATAAGttttacaatttaatttttaggATTTGCCAAGTATTTTCATGGATCAAGGAGATACACCAACACTGGAGGAAGATTTGAAGAAACTTCAACTGTCTGAGTTCTTTAGTATTTTTGAGAAGGAgaaaatagataaggaagctctggtaaaaataatcttttaaaactgTACTCTGTtccattttcagtatttttattacttattttcatCATACTGCTGGCTAAGAGCCTGCCCTTTAGAAGCATTTTAGTCATACATACTTTATCATTAGTAATGCTctttagcattatttttttttccatcatataAAGTGATCTTTTCTTTGTGGGAGTTCAAAGTTCAGAGGAGCCACGTTGATAATAGGAATAGAGCAAAGACTGAAACCCAGCACAGCTCTGAAAACATGAGAGCAGGTGTAAAGGCCACTGACTCTTCCAGCTCTTATTTTCTGTTACACTTTCCAGAGCTCTACTTGTgggtatttgcttatttttttgccACCTCggttgtgcctttttttttttccaggtttgtGACACATTTGTTCATTTAACAGGTATTTAGTAAATACCTACTATGATCAGGCAGCTGTACCAAGTATGACATAGAGTGCTAATAAGGCAGATACAGTTCAAACCTCATGGTGCTTATAGCTTAGTGGAAAAGACACGGGTAGCCAAACACATAATAAATTACAACTGTGCTAAGTTGTAAGTAGGGGAAGTGCACAGTTTAGGAGTGTTCAGTGGGATGAGCTGATCTAACCTGGGAGGCGAAGGAAGACTTCCCTCGTCAGGAGCAGCCCTTTAGCTGACCCCTGGATTGTTGGTCTGTTTTGTGCTCTGTGTTTGCTTTATGTCCTCACTGCTGATATGTGCAAGCAGGAACATAACCTTTTTCGAGAATGGATCATCTGAGGAGCGTGGAAACCGTGGAGGGTTTTTCTGTCATGAAGTTAGATACTCACctctgtaggttttttttttttttttgcaatagtaTCTGTATTACTACAGCATTGATAACTCCagtattgatattttatattccttttttaagCTCTTTATTAAGAAGATAAAGTTATTAATGATGCTTTACCACTGGGGACTCCTAGTCATGTAAAGCCAAGAACAGCAGAGTGCTTAGGCCTATTCCTATCAGAGAACAGGACatttaattgcttttattttgcctagaaataaaaacagtgttTGATTTTTTATGCTTAGACTTTATGTACAGACAAAGACCTTCAGGAAATGGGAATTCCCTTAGGACCAAGAAAGAAGATATTAAACTACTTTAGGACCAGAAAAAATTCGATGGTATGTGCTTAATATAGCTTATGGGATTAAACAGTGTGTTGACTTCCTTGTACCCTTGTGCTTTGTGAGGTGTATAGGGAGCTAAgcagttttaaaatttacttttggctctcttttttataaattaaatacattttctttattaatatctttaaaaatattatcagtgTCAGAAGTCTTATCTCCCCTGGACTACTACcattcagtttttttccttttttggtttgcATTATAACtagtttattgaaatatattgcacatcacataccataaaattcacccttttaaaatatacagttcaGTGGGTCTTGGTATATTCAGAGTTGAATAACCATTACCACTATTGAATTCCGGAACATTCCATCACGATAGAAAGAAACATGATATTCaatagcagtcactccccattcctccctcctgtgaaccactgatctgttttctgtctctgtgtattttcttattctggatacttcatataaatggagttatacgatatgtggccttttgtgactggcttctttcacttagcataatgtattCAAGCTATAACCATGTTGTAACAGTACTTGTGCACTGAGTAGTTTTGGCCACTGAATTCCTTTCCATAGCCTAGTTGATTATCTTTCAACCATTTAGCAGGTTGCTTGGTTCTGATTTGAGGCTGATAGAGACATACTGTTTGCTTTGATTAGAAAGGCATAGCACTTCATTGAACTCTTCAGTAGCCCCCAATATCCCATAGTGCTCTGCTTTCATTTGCTCTCATGATGGTTGCCCAAAGTTGCAGTTACTACCCAGAGGCTAGTAACTTGGTGCTACCAGGAGGTAGCACCCAGAAGGCTTTGTACGCTTTCATCATTTCAGAGCATGTAGGGATATCAATTCATAATTTAAGGCAGCTTTGGTTTTCTTTAGCTTTGTTTTCTGAGAGATTCTTCTGAAAATTGTTGACTGTTGTTTCAAAACTTTCCCAAGCCTCCTTTTAAACCAGTAGAAAACTATATAATCCTTTGGATATTTTTACTACTTAGCAGCTCCACAGaactattttttattctttagggTGTTAATAGACCAACCCCGCAATCACCTGCAGGGGCAAATATGTCTAATATCCCCAAAGAGTCAGAGTTCTACAGTAGTACTAATGGTCTGGACGTCGGCATTGGGCAGGTAAACAGTACTCATTCTCTTTGGTCATTTTATTGTTTGCTATTGGTATTGTAGGAACAGATGTAACTTTTATTATCAATAAGAGatgctttcatttccttcatcCAGGTGCCTGTAAAATACCCCCGGCTCATCTATAAACCAGAAATATTCTTTGCCTTTGGATCTCCCATTGGAATGTTCCTTACTGTCCGGGGACTAAAAAGAATTGACCCCAACTACAGATTTCCAACATGCAAAGGTTTCTTCAATATTTATCACCCTGTAAGCATGGGATAGCTCTTGTGATTTCACTTGAATATTAGGGCTTATTGGTAAAGAGCATATGATATTCTTTGTGTTgatttactttttctattttgtagTAATGAGAAAATTTATAATATGATAGTATGGGGAATTGAAGAGGGCAGAACTACtatatttaaagataaatgaGCTTATAATGTTTCATATTCCTGAGACCATCATTATGATCAGCAGAGGTATATGTAACTATTGTTTTCCGCATGTAGTTTGATCCTGTGGCCTATAGGATTGAACCAATGGTGGTCCCGGGAATGGAATTTGAGCCAATGCTGATCCCACATCATAAAGGCAGGAAGCGGATGCACTTAGGTATGTCTTGAGTCCAGAACCTGATAATTTTAGACCTTCTGATCAGTGCAGGCTGACTGGACCTCATTCACTTTGCTTGGCTGTGTTGAGCCCTTTTACCTCTGTAAACCGTGTAGTGTTCTTTTTCACGTGTGTTTCAGAACTGAGAGAGGGCTTGACCAGGATGAGCATGGACCTTAAGAATAACTTGCTAGGTTCGCTGCGGATGGCCTGGAAGTCTTTCACCAGAGCTCCATACCCCGCCTTACAAGCTTCAGAAACTGcagaagaaacagaagcagaacCTGAATCAAATTCAGAGAAGCCTAGTGGTCAGTGACACTGTACACAGTGGTTTCCTGCACCAGGCCAGATAAGAGGGACTCCCTGGTGTCTGGTTCTTATTCTCCCTGGGTCTTCTTAACTTTCCCCTTGTTATTGTTTAGAGCCAACACTATACTATGAGTCCTACTGGGCCTTCAGCTCTGCTGGTTTCTTTCTGTCATCAAATAGCCACAAATTGTGGAAACACATTATCTGTGAGGGAAAATGTTAAGAGAAGCTGAGCATCTAGTAGCTAGGCTTTAAAGCACTCCCCGCTCGGGCAGTGTGGCAGCGACGCTAAGAGCCCACACTGAAGAGCCTTGCCTTACCGGGGCTGTGTATTCATGGGTCAGTTTCGTTTTCCTGGCTGGGCACTAGCTAGGACACTTCTCTTGATTTCACAGTTAATACTGCAttcttttgctttaattttcaaCTGCCCAAGGAGATCTAACCCTGCTTGCATTTATTTTGTAAACCAAAGGTAAATGGAATTAGCTGTCAAAGGTATAGGAAAGAAAGGGGATTGGATAAAATCAGTGTGGCTTGAGAACAAGCTTTAAGGGCATGGAGAGGAGATGAGAGATGAGAGAGCTTTCAGAGCAGAGTAGCTCGTCCTCTGCTGAGGCTGGAGTGTGAGGGGGAGGTAAGGACAGCCTTGGAGGGCTGGAAGCTTCTATGTTCTGACCATGGTTCCTTCATATCCAGATGTTAACACAGAAGAGAACCCTGTGCCAGTGAAAGAGGAAGCCCCCCCCATCCATGTGGGAATGCTGAATGGAGGCCAGCGCATTGACTACGTGCTTCAGGAGAAGCCCATTGAaagttttaatgaatatttatttgctttacaAAGCCATTTGTGCTACTGGTAAGTGTTCCTTTTTGTTCTGGGGGTTTTcttggtcttcagttcagttgcttagtcatgtccgactctttgcaaccccgtggactgcagcacgccaggcctccctgtccatcaccaactcctggagctcgctcaaactcaagtccatcgtgtcggtgatgccatccaaccatctcatcctctgtcgtcctcttctcttcctatttcagtctttcccagcatcagggtcttttccaatgtcagttcttcgcatcaggtggccaaagtattggagcttcagcttcggcatcagtcctgccagaaaatattcaggactgatttcctttaggattgactggtttgatctcagtGCAGTCTCtgaggggactctcaagagtcttttccaatagcacagttcaaaagcattaattcttcggcactcagccttctttgtttaTTAAGaccaaatatttgttatttgtgtttatttttaacaacatttattataatttttttaatgacagccTGGTGTGAGgtcacaggtgtgaggtgatatttcattgtagttttgaattGAATTTCTGTGAggattagcgatgttgagcacttttcatGTGCCCATTATCCATTTGTCTTCCTTGGTTGGAACTTCAAATGACACGATTGTGCTATTTTGTATTAATAATTATCTGAACAAGcaatcattctaattccaaaTGAACATCGGCCTAtgatgctttttctacatctgtcaaagacttatttcactaagcataatatttttTAGGTccaccatgttgctgcaaatggcagaattctgttcttttttaatggctgtgtattattccattgtaaatatgtaccacatctttatttatttgtctgttgatggatgcttaggtagcttccatatcttagttattgtgaatagtgtggctgtgaacactggggtgcatatatcttttcaagttagtgtttttgtttttcctgggtATATGCCAAGGAGTGGAGTTGCCAGATCATATGatagttgtatttttatttttttgaggagcctctATACTgtgttccacagtggctgcaccagtttacattcccaccagcagtagataagagttcccttttttccacatccttgccagcatttattatttgtgttctttttgatgacagccattctgacaggtgtgaggtaatgtttcattttggttttgaattGAATTTCCCTGGGGAATGGTGATATTGaccaccttttcatgtgcctgttatcCATTTGTATGTCtcccttggaaaaatgtctcttcagtCTTCTGCcgattttttgattgggttatttggggactttttttatattgagctttatgagctgtttatatgttttgaatattaaccTGTTATTGCTcatatcatttgcagatattttctcccattcagtagcttttggtttcatcttgtctatggtttcctttgctggcaAAAAGCTTTTATGgattaattaggttccatttgcttatttttgctttgaaagaCAAACCCAAAATATTTTgctatgatttatatcaaagagtgttctgtccGTTTTCTCTTCTAGGAGGTTTGTGGTTTCCACTCTTGTATTTAGATGTTTAATCtgttatgagtttatttttgtatatggtgtgcaGAGattttatgtcattcttttacatgttgctgtccagttttcccagcaccacttatcaaAGAAAtcgtcttttcttcattgtatattcttgcctcctttgttgta contains the following coding sequences:
- the DDHD2 gene encoding phospholipase DDHD2 isoform X1 — encoded protein: MSSVESQQEQSSQSDPSPSPNSCSSFELVDMDAGSLYEPVSPHWFYCKIIDSKETWIPFNSQDSQQLEEAYSSGKDYNRIVPTDGGRYDVHLGERMRYAVYWDELASEVRRCTWFYKGDKDNKYIPYSESFSQVLEETYMLAVTLDEWKKKLESPNREIIILHNPKLMVHYQPVAGSDEWGSAPAEQGRPRTVKRGVENISVDIHCGEPLQIDHLVFVVHGIGPACDLRFRSIVQCVNDFRSVSLNLLQTHFKKAQENQQIGRVEFLPVNWHSPLHSTGVDVDLQRITLPSINRLRHFTNDTILDVFFYNSPTYCQTIVDTVASEMNRIYILFLQRNPNFKGSVSIAGHSLGSLILFDILTNQKDSLGDTDSEKDLPSIFMDQGDTPTLEEDLKKLQLSEFFSIFEKEKIDKEALTLCTDKDLQEMGIPLGPRKKILNYFRTRKNSMGVNRPTPQSPAGANMSNIPKESEFYSSTNGLDVGIGQVPVKYPRLIYKPEIFFAFGSPIGMFLTVRGLKRIDPNYRFPTCKGFFNIYHPFDPVAYRIEPMVVPGMEFEPMLIPHHKGRKRMHLELREGLTRMSMDLKNNLLGSLRMAWKSFTRAPYPALQASETAEETEAEPESNSEKPSDVNTEENPVPVKEEAPPIHVGMLNGGQRIDYVLQEKPIESFNEYLFALQSHLCYWESEDTVLLVLKEIYQTQGIFLDQPLQ
- the DDHD2 gene encoding phospholipase DDHD2 isoform X2 encodes the protein MSSVESQQEQSSQSDPSPSPNSCSSFELVDMDAGSLYEPVSPHWFYCKIIDSKETWIPFNSQDSQQLEEAYSSGKDYNRIVPTDGGRYDVHLGERMRYAVYWDELASEVRRCTWFYKGDKDNKYIPYSESFSQVLEETYMLAVTLDEWKKKLESPNREIIILHNPKLMVHYQPVAGSDEWGSAPAEQGRPRTVKRGVENISVDIHCGEPLQIDHLVFVVHGIGPACDLRFRSIVQCVNDFRSVSLNLLQTHFKKAQENQQIGRVEFLPVNWHSPLHSTGVDVDLQRITLPSINRLRHFTNDTILDVFFYNSPTYCQTIVDTVASEMNRIYILFLQRNPNFKGSVSIAGHSLGSLILFDILTNQKDSLGDTDSEKDLPSIFMDQGDTPTLEEDLKKLQLSEFFSIFEKEKIDKEALTLCTDKDLQEMGIPLGPRKKILNYFRTRKNSMVPVKYPRLIYKPEIFFAFGSPIGMFLTVRGLKRIDPNYRFPTCKGFFNIYHPFDPVAYRIEPMVVPGMEFEPMLIPHHKGRKRMHLELREGLTRMSMDLKNNLLGSLRMAWKSFTRAPYPALQASETAEETEAEPESNSEKPSDVNTEENPVPVKEEAPPIHVGMLNGGQRIDYVLQEKPIESFNEYLFALQSHLCYWESEDTVLLVLKEIYQTQGIFLDQPLQ
- the DDHD2 gene encoding phospholipase DDHD2 isoform X3, whose product is MRYAVYWDELASEVRRCTWFYKGDKDNKYIPYSESFSQVLEETYMLAVTLDEWKKKLESPNREIIILHNPKLMVHYQPVAGSDEWGSAPAEQGRPRTVKRGVENISVDIHCGEPLQIDHLVFVVHGIGPACDLRFRSIVQCVNDFRSVSLNLLQTHFKKAQENQQIGRVEFLPVNWHSPLHSTGVDVDLQRITLPSINRLRHFTNDTILDVFFYNSPTYCQTIVDTVASEMNRIYILFLQRNPNFKGSVSIAGHSLGSLILFDILTNQKDSLGDTDSEKDLPSIFMDQGDTPTLEEDLKKLQLSEFFSIFEKEKIDKEALTLCTDKDLQEMGIPLGPRKKILNYFRTRKNSMGVNRPTPQSPAGANMSNIPKESEFYSSTNGLDVGIGQVPVKYPRLIYKPEIFFAFGSPIGMFLTVRGLKRIDPNYRFPTCKGFFNIYHPFDPVAYRIEPMVVPGMEFEPMLIPHHKGRKRMHLELREGLTRMSMDLKNNLLGSLRMAWKSFTRAPYPALQASETAEETEAEPESNSEKPSDVNTEENPVPVKEEAPPIHVGMLNGGQRIDYVLQEKPIESFNEYLFALQSHLCYWESEDTVLLVLKEIYQTQGIFLDQPLQ